A segment of the Romboutsia sp. 13368 genome:
CTTGAGCTTGTTCATTCTTAGCTTCATCATACTCAGCATTTTCTGATATATCTCCGAAAGATATAGCAACCTTTATTCTATCAGCAACTTCTCTTCTTCTTACAGTCTTTAATGTTTCTAACTCATCTTCTAATTTTTGATATCCTTCTTGAGTTAAAAGTATTTCCTTTTTTTCTTCCATAACCCCTACAACTCCTTCACTATGTATTTGGGATTTCTCCCAAAGTTTATTTAGATTATTACATATTTTGTTTTAATTTATGCGGTATATTATAGATTACTATTATTCTAATGTCAAGCAGTCTTGCATATAGCCTTTTAGCTTGTTAACTACCTCTTCATAGCTTTCAATTTTATTTATTTCATCTCTAACTCTAGCAGAATTTCTAAGTCCTTTTAAGTACCATGCTATATGTTTTCTCATCTCTCTTACCGCAACATATTCTCCATGTTCTTCAACTGCTAATTTTAGATGTTTCATAGCTGTATCTATTTTTTCTTCTAATGTAGGCTCTGGTAATATTTCACCCGTTTGCATATAATGATTTATTCTCTTGAATATCCATGGGTTTCCTTGAGCACCTCTTCCTATCATTATAGCATCACAATTTGTTTTATTTAACATATTTATTGCATCTTCAACTTCGAAAACGTCTCCATTACCTATAACAGGTATACTTACATTTTCTTTAACTTCTCTTATTATATCCCAATCTGCCTTACCTGAGTAATACTGTTCTCTAGTTCTTCCATGAACAGCTATTGCACTTATTCCACAATTTTCTGCAATTTTAGCAATTTCCACTGCATTTATACAAGTATCATCCCAACCTTTTCTTATTTTAAGAGTAACTGGTTTTTCAGAATTCTCTACTACAGATCTTAAGACTTTCGCTGCTAATTCAGGATTTTTTAAAAGAGCAGAACCATCACCATTTTTTACAACCTTAGGTGCTGGACATCCCATATTTATATCTAATACTTCATTAGGATAAGAATTTAATATTTTTGCAGCTCCACCCATATATTCTGGGTCTGATCCAAATATTTGTATTGCAACAGGATGTTCTTCTTCCTCTATTTTTAACATCTTCTTAGTATTTTGATCATCATAACATAAAGCTTTTGCGTTAACCATTTCTGTGTATAACATCCCACAGTTTTGCTCTTTACAAATTAATCTAAATGGAAGATCTGTTACCCCCGCCATAGGTGATAAAAAAACTCTATTATCTAAATTTAAGTTGCCTATCTTCATTTTTGTCTCCTCCTAAATTTAAAATTCATATATATTTAAAAAGGAATTGGATTATATTACCCAATTCCCCTATTCTATTCTTTATTCTTTTCATGTAAGATTCTTAAACCGTCTAAAGTTAAAAATCTATCTACATGATCTATACTTTTAGTTTCTGAAGCAATAAGAGTCGATAAACCTCCTGTAGCTATAACTTTAACATTCTCTTGGTTTAACTCTTTCTTCATCATTTCTATTATTTTTTCGACTAATCCTACATATCCGTATATTACACCAGCTTGCATACCTGATACTGTATTTTTGCATATAACTGAGCCTGGCTTAGTTAGTTCAATTCTAGGTAGTTTAGAAGCTCTTTGGAATAATGCTTCACTAGATATTTTTAATCCCGGTGCTATAGTTCCACCTAAATAGTCTGAATTATTAGTTATAGCACAGAATGTTGTAGCTGTCCCAAAGTCAACTACTATAATTGGTGTCCCATATTTTTCTACACAAGCAACTGCATTAACTATTCTATCAGCACCAACTTGCTTAGGATTATCGTACTTTATATTTAATCCAGTTTTTATACCAGGTCCTACTACTTTAGGTTGTTTTTTACAATACTTTTTACAAAAGTTCTCAAGAGAATGCATAACATCTGGAACTACAGATGATATTATAACATCTTCTATACAATCCAAGTCTATCTTTTCATATTGGAATAAGTTGTTTATTAAAATACCATATTCATCAGATGTTTTATTTTTATCAGTATTTATTCTCCAATATTTTATAAGTTCTTTACCTTTATATAGACCTAAGACCATATTGGTATTTCCAACATCAAATACTAAAAGCATATATATTTAACCTTCCTTCTATCTTTTCCTTTTATTAAAAACTACACAAATGGCCGATACAACAAAGCCTCCAACGATAGCTTCCGGTACTCCATTTGTTGCTATTAATGTAAATATTAAAGTTTTTGCTGCTGATGCGCTTTTACCTAAAGCTTCAGCATATCTTGCTCCATATAATATATATGTCATCCCTAGTACACCTACTGTGTTAACTAAAGAACCTATAACTCCTGTTATCCATCCTGATGCAAGAGCATTTTTAGTAAGTTTAATAGTTAGTTTATAAACATAATAAGCCACTATACCTATAAGTACTCTTGGTAATATAGATACCAATGGATTTATAAGTGCAAAATTAGTTATTGTAGGCATAGTAATGGCTCTTAATAAACTTGTAATTCCAAATATAAGTCCTACTATAATTCCAACTAAAGGCCCCTCTAATACTGCGCCTATAATTACAGGTATATGCATTATAGTTAAGTTTAACGGTCCTATAGGAATAAATCCTAAAGGTGTCATTGATAACATAATAGAAATTGCGGCTAAAACTCCTATTATTGCCATTTTTCTAACTTCAAATTTTTTCGTCTTTCTCGATTTAGCTTTCATAGTTTTTGGTGATTCATTCACAATTTCCATTTTCGAGATTCATTCACAATTTCCATTTTCGATGTTTCTAAATTCATTATAAAAGTACACCCCCGTTCCAGCTCATAAAAGATGCCGGACTTCTGAAATTTATTTTTTGCTATAGTAAAGTCAAGCTCTAAAAAATCAGATACCTGCTATAACAGAATAATTGTATCAATAGTAATTTACATTGTCAATAATTCTTGATTAGTCACTATATCTTTATATGCACTTATTTTCCCTATAGAATCTGCTTTTTTTATCGCATTTATTATGCTTTTTTCTACAACTTCAGTAGCTAATGATCCTAAAAGTGTAATATCAGTTTCAATCTCACCAGTTGATATAGTAAATATTGTATCTCCATCATGAGGTGTATGTATAGGGAATATGGCTTTTGCATATCCATTATGAGCCATTTGAGATACTTTTTTACATTGAGCTTTATCTAATTTTGCATTAGTAGCTACAATTCCAATTGTAGTATTATCTATACTAAATCCACCTTTATTAACTCCATTTTTCATTAATTCATAGCTATTTAGAATATTTTTCTTTTCATCATCCATAGTTCCTGCTATAACTTTTCCATTTTCATATACATCTCCAAAAGCATTTACTGCAACTAAGGCAGATACAACTAATCCATTAGGAAGTTTAATCGAATGACTACCTATTCCACCCTTCATAGCATATTCTATTCCTCTTATTTTACCTACTGTTGCACCACAACCTGCTCCAAAATTTCCTTGATTTAAAACAGTATCACTTGCTAATTCACAAGCCGTGTATCCCATATCTATATCAGGTCTAGACTTTGGATTTCCTACTGCTAAATCAAATAATACTGCTCCTACAACTATAGGTACCTTAGCAACACCCACATCGAAACCTATATTATGTTCTTCTAGATATCTACTTACACCACATGTAGATTCTAGTCCAAATGCAGATCCACCAGATAAAACAACTGCATGCACTTTTTGAATCATATTTATAGGATTCAATAAATCAGTTTCTCGTGTACCTGGACCACCACCTCTTACATCAACACCACAAACAGCACCATTTTCACATATAACTACTGTACATCCAGTTAAGCCTTCTATATCTTCAATTTGTCCTACTTTTAAACCTTTAACGTCTAATAAATTGTTATACATACCCTTCAACACCTCTTATAGATACTTCTCCTGACATAATTTCTTTTATTACATTTTCATCATTTTTTATTACTAGATTCCCCTCTTTGTTTATATCTAAACACTTAACTAACTCTTTTTCTCCATTACTAATTATGTATATATATTTTCCTATAATAGCAGAGTGTTTCCTACATATATCTAATGTTTCATTTTTTAAGCCATGATTTATATATTGTAAATATAGCCTTTCAAATTCTTCTAATATATTTCTAACTATGTCTACTCTAGATATTTTATGACCTTCTTTATATAAAGAAGTCGCTATATGAGAAATTTCCTGGGAAAAATCAATAGTTTTTACATTTATGCCTATACCTAGCACAATATAGTTTATTTTATCAATCTCTGCAGATAATTCAGTAAGAATACCTGCTATCTTCTTATTATTTATAATAATATCATTAGGCCACTTTATATTTGTTTCTACACCTAAATTATTCAATGCTTTAGTTATACTCGCTCCAGCTATTAACGTTAAGAATGGTGCTTTTTGAGGTATTAGATTAGGCTTTAATATTATACTCATCCAAATCCCTTCTCTAGATTTAGATACCCACTGTCTTCCTATTCTGCCTTTACCTTTTGTCTGCTCCTCACTAATAATAACTGTTCCTTCTTGCTTTTGTAATGCTACTTTTTTTGCATAATCATTGGTAGAGTCTATCGTATCAAAATGAATTATACTTCTACCTATATATTTAGTATCTAATTTATTAGAAATATTATTATACGTTAATAAATCATTCAAATCGTCTACTAATTTATATCCTTTTTTCTTTACTTCTTCAATATTATACCCTGCTGATTTTAATACCTCTATATGTTCCCTTATAGCTTCACTAGATATCTCAAGTTTTTTTGATAACGCTTCGCTTGAAATAAAATTACCTTTATTATCTAATAAAGTTTGTATTATTTTACCTCTCATATTCCACCCCTATTCAATATTCACAATCCTTATATAAAATAATTATACTATTCAATATTCACAATCCTTATATAAAATAATTATACATCATATATTTATAAAAGTTAGTACACAGTAATTATTTATATACTTTTATAAACTAAAAAGAGCCTTTAAAGGCTCTTTTTAGTTTATATATTAATTTTTATCTGTCTTATCTGAATCTTCATTATTTCTAGTTAAATCCATATCTAATTTTAATTCTTTAGATAAAGTTTCTCTTTTTTCTAAAGTTTCACCATTTTCTATCTTATCATCTTTTTTTAATTCTAAAACTTCTAATGGTAATTCTTTATTAAACGCTTTTACAAATTGATCTGCATCTAATGTTTCATATACTAATAATGCTTTAGCTACGTATTCTAATCTATCCATATTATCTTGTAATATCTTTTTAGTTTGCTTATAAGATTCATCAACTATTCTTCCAATTTCCTTATCTATTTCATAAGCTACTTCTTCAGAATAATTTTTCTTACTTGCCAAGCTATTACCTA
Coding sequences within it:
- a CDS encoding ECF transporter S component; translated protein: MNESPKTMKAKSRKTKKFEVRKMAIIGVLAAISIMLSMTPLGFIPIGPLNLTIMHIPVIIGAVLEGPLVGIIVGLIFGITSLLRAITMPTITNFALINPLVSILPRVLIGIVAYYVYKLTIKLTKNALASGWITGVIGSLVNTVGVLGMTYILYGARYAEALGKSASAAKTLIFTLIATNGVPEAIVGGFVVSAICVVFNKRKR
- a CDS encoding P1 family peptidase yields the protein MYNNLLDVKGLKVGQIEDIEGLTGCTVVICENGAVCGVDVRGGGPGTRETDLLNPINMIQKVHAVVLSGGSAFGLESTCGVSRYLEEHNIGFDVGVAKVPIVVGAVLFDLAVGNPKSRPDIDMGYTACELASDTVLNQGNFGAGCGATVGKIRGIEYAMKGGIGSHSIKLPNGLVVSALVAVNAFGDVYENGKVIAGTMDDEKKNILNSYELMKNGVNKGGFSIDNTTIGIVATNAKLDKAQCKKVSQMAHNGYAKAIFPIHTPHDGDTIFTISTGEIETDITLLGSLATEVVEKSIINAIKKADSIGKISAYKDIVTNQELLTM
- a CDS encoding biotin--[acetyl-CoA-carboxylase] ligase, yielding MRGKIIQTLLDNKGNFISSEALSKKLEISSEAIREHIEVLKSAGYNIEEVKKKGYKLVDDLNDLLTYNNISNKLDTKYIGRSIIHFDTIDSTNDYAKKVALQKQEGTVIISEEQTKGKGRIGRQWVSKSREGIWMSIILKPNLIPQKAPFLTLIAGASITKALNNLGVETNIKWPNDIIINNKKIAGILTELSAEIDKINYIVLGIGINVKTIDFSQEISHIATSLYKEGHKISRVDIVRNILEEFERLYLQYINHGLKNETLDICRKHSAIIGKYIYIISNGEKELVKCLDINKEGNLVIKNDENVIKEIMSGEVSIRGVEGYV
- the dusB gene encoding tRNA dihydrouridine synthase DusB, producing MKIGNLNLDNRVFLSPMAGVTDLPFRLICKEQNCGMLYTEMVNAKALCYDDQNTKKMLKIEEEEHPVAIQIFGSDPEYMGGAAKILNSYPNEVLDINMGCPAPKVVKNGDGSALLKNPELAAKVLRSVVENSEKPVTLKIRKGWDDTCINAVEIAKIAENCGISAIAVHGRTREQYYSGKADWDIIREVKENVSIPVIGNGDVFEVEDAINMLNKTNCDAIMIGRGAQGNPWIFKRINHYMQTGEILPEPTLEEKIDTAMKHLKLAVEEHGEYVAVREMRKHIAWYLKGLRNSARVRDEINKIESYEEVVNKLKGYMQDCLTLE
- a CDS encoding type III pantothenate kinase, coding for MLLVFDVGNTNMVLGLYKGKELIKYWRINTDKNKTSDEYGILINNLFQYEKIDLDCIEDVIISSVVPDVMHSLENFCKKYCKKQPKVVGPGIKTGLNIKYDNPKQVGADRIVNAVACVEKYGTPIIVVDFGTATTFCAITNNSDYLGGTIAPGLKISSEALFQRASKLPRIELTKPGSVICKNTVSGMQAGVIYGYVGLVEKIIEMMKKELNQENVKVIATGGLSTLIASETKSIDHVDRFLTLDGLRILHEKNKE